One window of Saccharopolyspora phatthalungensis genomic DNA carries:
- the grpE gene encoding nucleotide exchange factor GrpE — protein MSRNEGEQEPVVVRDRRRIDPVTGQRRVPASNGEGAQVAESMSGTLDEEIVKAAEQETAQQASGQPGAEEAAGESTGLQQQVDELTADLKRVTAEYANYRKRVERDREAVIAGAKASVAGDLLTVLDDLERAEAHGDLNGAFKAVADKLVATLNSAGLESFGREGDEFDPSVHEAVQHSTSPDVSGPTVTTVLRRGYRFADRVLRPAMVAVTDHEPAAEPVAGQQAKAADENQAEQG, from the coding sequence ATGTCGCGCAACGAAGGCGAGCAGGAACCCGTGGTGGTCCGGGATCGGCGGCGCATCGACCCCGTGACCGGCCAGCGCCGGGTGCCTGCTTCGAACGGAGAAGGGGCGCAGGTGGCCGAAAGCATGTCCGGCACCCTTGACGAGGAGATCGTCAAGGCCGCCGAGCAGGAGACCGCGCAGCAGGCGTCCGGGCAACCCGGAGCCGAGGAGGCGGCGGGCGAATCGACCGGGCTGCAACAGCAGGTCGACGAGCTCACCGCCGACCTCAAGCGGGTCACCGCGGAGTACGCGAACTACCGCAAGCGGGTGGAACGCGACCGCGAAGCCGTGATCGCCGGCGCGAAGGCGTCGGTGGCCGGTGACCTGCTGACGGTGCTCGACGATCTTGAGCGCGCCGAGGCCCACGGCGACCTCAACGGCGCGTTCAAGGCCGTGGCCGACAAGCTGGTCGCGACGCTGAACTCCGCGGGGCTGGAGTCGTTCGGCCGGGAAGGCGACGAGTTCGACCCGTCGGTGCACGAGGCGGTGCAGCACAGCACCTCCCCGGACGTGAGCGGTCCGACCGTGACGACCGTGCTGCGCCGCGGCTACCGGTTCGCCGACCGGGTGCTGCGACCGGCGATGGTGGCGGTGACCGATCACGAGCCGGCCGCCGAGCCTGTCGCTGGGCAGCAAGCCAAAGCGGCCGACGAGAATCAAGCCGAGCAGGGTTGA
- the dnaJ gene encoding molecular chaperone DnaJ, with protein MSAREWLDKDFYAELGVSSTASADEIKKAYRKLARENHPDANPGNARAEAKFKAVSEAYGVLSDSDKRKQYDEARKLFGSGGFGGGQGGFGGFGGPGGGFDLGDLFGGAQGGSGGLGDLFGGLFGNRRPGPTTANRPRRGADVETEVRIDFAEAVRGATVPLRLSSPVSCPTCHGSGAKPGTRPRACATCSGSGLVTRNQGAFAFSEPCPDCRGRGQLIDDPCPDCRGEGVSTRSRTLTVRIPAGVSDGQRIRLAGQGEPGRQGATAGDLYVVVHVSSHRVFGRSGDDLTITVPVTFPELALGTTLTVPTLDGKVSLKVPAGTGSGRTFRVRGKGVGKKDGSSGDLLVTLQVAVPSKLDEKAAEALADYAKATADHDPRRDLNELLGR; from the coding sequence GTGAGCGCCAGGGAATGGCTTGACAAGGATTTCTACGCCGAGCTGGGCGTCTCCTCCACGGCCTCGGCCGACGAGATCAAGAAGGCGTACCGGAAGCTGGCCCGGGAGAACCACCCGGACGCCAACCCCGGCAACGCCCGGGCCGAAGCGAAGTTCAAGGCCGTCTCCGAGGCCTACGGAGTGCTCTCCGATTCGGACAAGCGCAAGCAATACGACGAGGCCCGGAAGCTGTTCGGCTCCGGCGGTTTCGGCGGTGGTCAGGGCGGCTTCGGGGGTTTCGGCGGCCCCGGCGGCGGCTTCGACCTCGGCGACCTCTTCGGCGGAGCGCAGGGCGGCAGCGGCGGGCTCGGCGACCTCTTCGGCGGGCTCTTCGGCAACCGCCGACCCGGTCCGACCACGGCGAATCGGCCGCGGCGCGGCGCCGACGTGGAGACCGAGGTGCGCATCGACTTCGCCGAGGCGGTGCGCGGGGCAACGGTGCCGCTGCGGCTGTCCAGCCCGGTGAGCTGTCCGACCTGCCACGGTTCGGGTGCCAAACCGGGTACCCGGCCCCGCGCGTGCGCCACCTGCTCCGGTTCCGGGCTGGTGACCCGCAACCAGGGCGCGTTCGCGTTCAGTGAGCCGTGCCCGGACTGCCGGGGCCGCGGCCAGCTCATCGACGACCCGTGCCCGGACTGCCGCGGCGAAGGGGTCAGCACCCGCAGCCGCACGCTGACGGTGCGGATCCCGGCCGGGGTGTCCGACGGGCAGCGGATCAGGTTGGCGGGCCAGGGCGAACCGGGTCGGCAGGGTGCCACCGCCGGCGACCTGTACGTGGTGGTGCACGTCAGTTCGCACCGGGTGTTCGGACGTTCCGGCGATGACCTGACGATCACCGTGCCGGTCACCTTCCCCGAACTCGCGCTGGGCACTACGTTGACCGTGCCGACCCTGGACGGGAAGGTTTCGCTGAAGGTCCCGGCCGGGACCGGCAGCGGCCGCACCTTCCGGGTGCGCGGCAAGGGCGTGGGCAAGAAGGACGGCAGCAGTGGTGATCTCCTGGTCACGCTCCAGGTCGCGGTTCCGTCCAAGTTGGACGAAAAAGCGGCCGAGGCGCTGGCGGACTACGCGAAGGCGACCGCCGACCACGATCCGCGTCGCGACCTGAACGAGTTGCTCGGGAGGTAG
- a CDS encoding heat shock protein transcriptional repressor HspR gives MAGRPNPGFGFPPGANEDTPMFVISVAAQLSGLHAQTLRSYDRLGLVSPGRTPAGGRRYSLRDIALLREVQRLSQEEGVNLAGIKRIIDLENEVDVLRAQVQELAEEVAAAHAAAEQAAAQVHASYRRDLVPIRQETALVVWKPDRKRR, from the coding sequence ATGGCCGGTCGCCCCAATCCGGGCTTCGGGTTCCCGCCGGGGGCCAACGAGGACACGCCGATGTTCGTGATCTCGGTGGCCGCGCAGCTGTCCGGGCTGCACGCGCAGACCCTGCGCAGCTACGACCGGTTGGGCCTGGTCTCGCCCGGACGCACCCCTGCGGGTGGCCGCCGCTACTCCCTGCGCGATATCGCCCTGCTGCGCGAGGTGCAGCGCCTTTCCCAGGAGGAGGGCGTCAACCTGGCGGGCATCAAGCGGATCATCGACCTGGAGAACGAGGTCGACGTCCTGCGCGCCCAGGTCCAGGAACTGGCCGAGGAGGTGGCGGCCGCCCACGCCGCTGCTGAGCAGGCGGCGGCCCAGGTGCACGCCTCCTACCGCCGTGATCTGGTCCCGATTCGGCAGGAAACGGCCCTGGTCGTCTGGAAACCAGACCGCAAACGCCGCTAG
- a CDS encoding FAD-binding oxidoreductase, translated as MVRLIRESFAVVEPHTDDVARFFYGMLFSLSPATRELFAVNMEVQRSRLLRALVHVIQMVDKPDELLPFLHQLGRDHRKFGVVTAHYEAVGTALLAAIKRYAGDAWTDSVERAWAEAYTVMASAMTEAAAADDGPAWYSGQIVHHERLSWDLAVIRIQPDHPVPYQPGQYVSVEVPQRPRLWRYLTPANAPSDDGIMEFHIRSVEGGWVSRALVGHARPGDQWRIGSPMGRLTVDRENSPDVLMIAGGTGLTPMRAIIDDLAQYGENPRVQLFYGGRTREDLYDLENLQRIAMHNPWLTITPVLENDPGVSGAEHGTLAEVVTRYGAWKDWDVLVSGSPSMIRATVSRMLVAGTALDHIRYDPFTLD; from the coding sequence CCGCACACCGACGACGTGGCGAGGTTCTTCTACGGCATGCTTTTCAGCCTCTCGCCGGCCACCCGCGAACTTTTCGCGGTGAACATGGAGGTGCAACGCAGCCGCCTGCTTCGGGCGCTCGTGCACGTGATCCAGATGGTCGACAAACCCGACGAACTGCTGCCGTTCCTGCACCAGCTGGGCCGCGACCACCGCAAGTTCGGCGTGGTCACCGCACACTACGAGGCGGTGGGCACCGCTCTGCTCGCCGCGATCAAGAGGTACGCCGGCGACGCCTGGACCGACAGTGTGGAGCGAGCCTGGGCCGAGGCATACACCGTGATGGCCTCCGCGATGACCGAAGCGGCCGCCGCCGACGACGGTCCCGCCTGGTACAGCGGCCAAATCGTGCACCACGAGCGGCTCAGCTGGGATCTTGCGGTGATCCGCATCCAGCCCGATCATCCCGTGCCGTACCAGCCCGGGCAGTACGTGAGCGTCGAGGTGCCGCAGCGGCCCCGGCTGTGGCGGTACCTGACCCCGGCCAACGCCCCGAGCGACGACGGGATCATGGAGTTTCACATCCGGTCCGTGGAGGGCGGCTGGGTCAGCCGAGCGCTGGTCGGACACGCCCGCCCCGGCGACCAGTGGCGGATCGGCTCGCCGATGGGTCGGCTGACCGTGGACCGGGAGAACTCCCCGGACGTCCTGATGATCGCCGGTGGCACGGGCCTGACCCCGATGCGCGCGATCATCGACGATCTCGCGCAATACGGCGAAAATCCGCGCGTGCAGCTGTTCTACGGCGGCCGGACCCGCGAGGACCTCTACGACCTGGAGAACCTGCAGCGGATCGCGATGCACAACCCGTGGCTGACGATCACGCCCGTGCTGGAGAACGATCCGGGCGTTTCGGGCGCCGAGCACGGCACCCTTGCCGAGGTCGTGACCCGTTATGGCGCATGGAAGGACTGGGACGTCCTGGTCAGCGGTTCGCCGTCGATGATCCGCGCCACGGTCTCCCGGATGCTGGTCGCGGGCACGGCCCTCGACCACATCCGCTATGACCCATTCACCTTGGACTGA